Proteins from a genomic interval of Paenibacillus sp. 37:
- a CDS encoding TlpA family protein disulfide reductase, translating to MKNIRNMLVGVFLTGLVVWGIYDHLREQNELKLHDNANGINGIETGIQVGKIAPNFELASLDNEEMSLTELKGKRVLLNFWATWCPPCRAEMPHIEKFHEEYKDQNVVVIGINLSYTEDSIEEVSTFLRKYNVTFPILKDEKARVADLFAIHSYPTTYMIDSSGVIRQKFQGAITYDTMKTAMDSMN from the coding sequence GTGAAAAATATTCGTAATATGCTCGTTGGCGTTTTTCTGACAGGCTTGGTTGTATGGGGAATCTACGATCATCTGCGCGAACAAAATGAATTGAAGCTTCATGATAACGCGAACGGTATCAACGGCATAGAAACAGGCATCCAGGTGGGCAAAATTGCACCAAATTTTGAGCTGGCATCCCTGGATAACGAAGAAATGTCGCTGACTGAATTGAAGGGAAAACGGGTTTTGCTAAATTTCTGGGCCACTTGGTGCCCGCCGTGTCGTGCCGAAATGCCACATATCGAGAAATTTCATGAAGAGTATAAAGATCAGAACGTTGTCGTCATAGGGATCAATTTGAGTTATACGGAAGATTCGATAGAGGAGGTGTCAACATTCCTTCGAAAATATAATGTAACCTTCCCTATTTTGAAAGATGAGAAGGCACGGGTAGCTGATTTATTTGCGATCCACTCGTACCCGACCACCTATATGATTGATTCCAGTGGGGTTATTCGCCAAAAATTTCAAGGTGCAATTACGTACGATACGATGAAAACAGCGATGGATTCCATGAATTGA
- a CDS encoding beta-glucoside-specific PTS transporter subunit IIABC has product MGKYQQLAEEIVNQVGGPDNIGDLTHCVTRLRFHLKDDSIPDDEVMKKLDGVVTVLRSGGQYQVVIGNHVSEVYSEVSSLAKLNPDNTSSSTEKVVKKKKPLDAFVDVISNLFQPILGILLAAGMLKGFNTLFSTLHLYTTDSGAYMIINTMGDAMFMFLPVFLGYTSANKFKVQPFIGILIGLAMCYPAIQLDALAGSREPLYTLFSGSAFSSPVYLDVFGVPLISMNYTSTVLPIIIVVYFASKVQRTLDKIVPSAIKFFMVPMVTVLISLSLGFLLIGPVASYASELIAQGILVARDASPLFAGFLLGISWQVLVVFGLHWGLIPLYINNITSMGYDTIMASVFATSFAQLAIVLAIIVKTKDKKLKALGFPSAISALFGITEPVVYGIILPRKKLFIMSCIVSGVAGGFYGLYNLREFTFGGFGIFEFLTMFDPNEPGTSNIMIAIIGVVFAMIVSFALTLVMFKDDKPEADSATLSVEPPQSMSSTGKKHTMLSPMNGDIIPIKDVQDGAFSQELLGRGIGIRPSTGELFAPFAGKIVTLFPTKHAVGIISDEGMEVLIHIGFNTVRLKGKHFESFVQEGDIVQQGQKLVEFNIAEIEKEGYSVETPMIVTNTENYLEIVETKANKVNAGDVLLTGLL; this is encoded by the coding sequence ATGGGAAAATATCAACAGTTAGCGGAAGAGATTGTGAATCAAGTAGGGGGACCAGATAACATTGGTGACCTCACACATTGCGTTACAAGGTTAAGATTTCATCTGAAGGACGATTCCATACCCGATGATGAAGTTATGAAAAAGCTGGACGGGGTAGTAACTGTCTTACGTTCAGGTGGGCAATATCAAGTCGTTATTGGAAATCATGTTTCTGAAGTTTATTCGGAGGTCAGCTCACTGGCTAAACTGAATCCAGACAATACGAGTTCTTCAACCGAAAAAGTTGTTAAAAAGAAAAAGCCACTGGACGCTTTTGTTGATGTAATATCAAACTTGTTTCAACCTATTCTCGGCATTCTATTAGCTGCGGGGATGCTGAAAGGCTTCAATACGTTGTTCAGCACACTACATCTTTATACAACGGATAGCGGGGCATATATGATCATTAATACCATGGGGGATGCTATGTTCATGTTCCTCCCTGTATTTTTGGGATATACATCTGCTAACAAGTTTAAAGTACAACCCTTTATCGGTATACTCATTGGATTAGCTATGTGTTACCCTGCTATTCAGTTGGATGCCTTGGCAGGATCCAGAGAGCCACTTTACACGCTATTCAGCGGATCTGCCTTCAGTTCTCCGGTTTATCTGGATGTGTTCGGCGTTCCATTGATCAGCATGAACTACACATCCACTGTTCTCCCAATCATCATCGTTGTTTACTTTGCTTCTAAAGTTCAACGTACGCTGGATAAAATTGTTCCGAGTGCGATTAAATTTTTCATGGTACCGATGGTCACGGTGCTGATTTCCTTATCCTTGGGCTTCTTATTGATCGGACCTGTTGCGAGTTATGCGTCTGAATTGATTGCTCAAGGCATACTGGTGGCACGAGACGCAAGTCCATTATTTGCAGGATTCCTTTTGGGGATCTCCTGGCAAGTACTTGTCGTGTTCGGACTGCATTGGGGACTCATCCCTTTATATATTAACAACATTACGAGCATGGGTTACGACACCATCATGGCTTCAGTCTTTGCAACATCTTTTGCCCAGTTGGCCATTGTGCTTGCAATTATCGTGAAAACCAAGGATAAAAAGCTTAAGGCTCTAGGCTTCCCTTCGGCCATTTCTGCATTGTTTGGCATCACTGAACCGGTCGTTTACGGTATTATCCTGCCGCGCAAGAAGCTGTTTATTATGAGCTGTATCGTTTCGGGCGTTGCCGGCGGATTTTATGGACTGTACAACCTTAGAGAGTTTACTTTTGGTGGATTTGGTATATTTGAGTTTTTGACGATGTTCGACCCTAATGAACCAGGCACGTCTAATATTATGATTGCCATTATTGGTGTAGTGTTTGCCATGATTGTCTCATTTGCATTAACACTCGTCATGTTCAAGGATGATAAGCCAGAAGCTGACTCTGCTACATTGTCTGTAGAGCCACCTCAATCGATGTCTTCGACTGGAAAAAAACATACGATGCTCAGTCCGATGAACGGGGACATCATTCCGATTAAAGACGTGCAGGATGGAGCTTTCTCGCAAGAACTATTAGGCCGTGGGATTGGGATTCGCCCTTCTACAGGCGAACTGTTTGCCCCCTTTGCCGGAAAAATCGTTACTCTCTTCCCGACCAAGCATGCCGTTGGAATAATTTCGGATGAAGGAATGGAAGTATTGATTCATATTGGTTTTAACACCGTTCGATTGAAAGGAAAGCATTTTGAAAGCTTCGTTCAAGAAGGGGACATTGTGCAACAGGGGCAGAAACTGGTCGAATTTAACATTGCCGAGATCGAGAAAGAAGGATACTCCGTAGAAACGCCAATGATTGTTACGAACACGGAGAATTATCTGGAAATCGTCGAGACCAAAGCAAATAAAGTGAACGCAGGTGATGTGCTGCTGACAGGCTTGTTGTAA
- a CDS encoding cysteine hydrolase family protein: MSTALIIVDIQNDYFPNGKMELSNPEKAASNAAKVLDWFRKNHKDNIFHVQHIASDPAIGFFLPDSEGVKIHEAVLPLENESIINKHFPNSFLNTELQSKLKEKEITKVVVVGMMTHMCIDATVRAAVDLGYETTLIEDACATRELSYQNKVVSAEQVHYAFVGALNGMYCDVKSTEDFTSQ, from the coding sequence ATGAGCACAGCTCTAATTATTGTAGATATTCAAAATGATTATTTCCCGAATGGGAAGATGGAATTAAGCAATCCTGAAAAAGCAGCTTCTAATGCTGCAAAAGTGCTTGATTGGTTCAGAAAAAACCACAAGGATAATATTTTCCATGTTCAGCATATCGCAAGTGACCCAGCGATTGGTTTCTTTCTTCCAGATTCGGAAGGTGTAAAAATACATGAGGCTGTTCTACCATTAGAAAATGAAAGTATTATTAATAAACATTTTCCTAACAGCTTTTTGAATACCGAATTACAAAGCAAACTTAAAGAGAAAGAAATAACCAAAGTAGTGGTTGTAGGGATGATGACACATATGTGTATTGATGCAACCGTTAGAGCTGCAGTGGATCTCGGCTATGAAACAACACTTATTGAAGATGCATGTGCAACGAGAGAGCTATCCTATCAAAATAAGGTCGTATCAGCTGAACAGGTCCATTATGCCTTTGTCGGCGCACTTAATGGCATGTATTGCGATGTGAAATCGACTGAAGATTTCACATCGCAATAA
- a CDS encoding DinB family protein — translation MNYSHFAKQLDITRGNLYKVLESVSETSADKQPVGFSNTIRWNVGHILTVAEMFIFNNLQTSGLPKEYTSLFAPGTKPFDWTGEPIPLSTLLAQLQDQVVRIKQHVEIYSDETLPEPLKLGPVLQLNSMGEVCNLALYHEAMHTGFIHALKRIV, via the coding sequence ATGAATTATTCACACTTTGCCAAACAGTTAGATATCACTCGCGGAAATTTATACAAAGTATTGGAATCGGTATCCGAAACAAGCGCCGACAAACAACCCGTCGGATTCAGTAACACGATACGTTGGAATGTTGGGCACATTCTTACAGTAGCTGAAATGTTTATTTTCAACAATCTCCAAACTTCTGGCCTACCTAAGGAATATACCAGCTTGTTCGCTCCCGGTACCAAACCCTTTGACTGGACAGGTGAGCCCATTCCGTTGTCAACATTACTTGCGCAGTTGCAGGATCAGGTTGTACGCATCAAACAACACGTAGAGATTTATTCTGATGAAACTCTGCCAGAACCATTGAAATTGGGACCTGTTCTCCAATTGAATAGCATGGGGGAAGTGTGTAACTTAGCCCTGTATCACGAAGCGATGCATACGGGATTCATCCATGCCTTAAAGCGCATCGTCTAA
- a CDS encoding GntR family transcriptional regulator: MEHSRLPFKTDPQSPLPINVQIKEQIKWLISKDFLKADDALPSTNELAEQLSVNRNTIQWIYSQLKEEGLLIMQKGRGTRIANEDRIKEFKQQNPYFSFVEKTVKDAFEQGFNLENVMLSGFAYTQLFGAKHEKKKRYLFIECKTMACLFYLEEIQRRSSADIQSIDISSPDEELFQAIQKADVVVTVNEMTEVVKKKAGSSETKIISVSSSQDVTLLFDMLLQ, from the coding sequence ATGGAACATTCTCGTTTGCCCTTCAAAACAGATCCTCAATCTCCACTGCCTATTAATGTGCAAATTAAAGAACAAATTAAATGGCTGATCAGTAAAGACTTTCTGAAAGCGGATGATGCTTTGCCTTCAACGAATGAATTAGCGGAGCAGCTCTCTGTTAATAGAAACACGATACAGTGGATATATTCACAGCTCAAAGAAGAAGGACTGCTGATCATGCAAAAAGGACGAGGAACTCGAATAGCTAATGAAGACCGGATAAAGGAATTCAAGCAGCAAAATCCTTATTTTTCATTCGTGGAGAAGACCGTAAAAGACGCATTTGAACAAGGTTTCAATCTAGAAAATGTCATGTTGTCAGGATTTGCATATACACAATTATTTGGAGCCAAACACGAGAAGAAGAAGCGTTACCTTTTCATTGAATGCAAAACTATGGCCTGCCTGTTTTATCTGGAGGAAATCCAGCGTCGTTCATCGGCAGACATTCAATCGATTGATATTTCATCACCAGACGAGGAGCTTTTTCAAGCTATACAAAAAGCGGATGTGGTAGTTACCGTGAACGAAATGACGGAAGTTGTAAAAAAGAAAGCTGGATCTTCAGAAACAAAAATAATATCTGTAAGCTCGTCCCAAGATGTGACTCTTTTATTCGACATGCTTTTACAATAA
- a CDS encoding cytochrome c biogenesis CcdA family protein: MTLLVAFTAGALSFFSPCVFPLVPAYVSHISDTMVEAGRIAANRKQLFLRSIGFIFGFGVIFVLMGASASAIGSFISMRRELIEKFGGILIIVFGLQMMGLLKLKLLMNSKPLQNEKKYGGWFGSFFLGLAFGAGWTPCVGLALSSILILAGSSESLYQGIGFLAAYSLGLGIPFLLISLLVTFSLSIVKLINRALPLLSIFNGAIMVALGVMLYTGSFQRLSAMLAKYSFFSF, encoded by the coding sequence GTGACGCTTTTAGTAGCATTTACAGCAGGTGCGCTTTCGTTTTTCTCCCCTTGTGTCTTCCCGCTTGTACCTGCTTATGTTTCACATATCTCGGATACAATGGTTGAAGCAGGAAGGATTGCGGCGAATCGGAAACAATTATTCCTCCGATCGATCGGTTTTATCTTTGGTTTTGGCGTTATTTTCGTATTGATGGGAGCTTCCGCTAGTGCCATCGGGAGTTTCATTTCTATGCGCAGGGAATTAATCGAGAAGTTCGGCGGTATTTTAATTATCGTATTCGGATTGCAGATGATGGGTTTGCTGAAACTCAAGTTATTGATGAATTCCAAGCCATTGCAAAACGAAAAAAAATATGGTGGCTGGTTCGGTTCCTTTTTTCTCGGACTGGCCTTTGGTGCAGGTTGGACGCCGTGTGTAGGACTCGCATTATCCTCCATATTAATCTTGGCTGGTTCTTCTGAATCCCTATATCAAGGGATTGGTTTCTTAGCGGCTTATTCATTAGGCTTGGGTATTCCTTTTTTGCTTATTTCACTTTTAGTTACATTTTCGCTATCAATCGTTAAGCTCATTAATCGGGCCCTTCCTCTGTTGAGCATATTCAATGGAGCCATCATGGTGGCTTTGGGCGTTATGCTGTATACCGGGAGTTTCCAACGATTAAGTGCAATGCTTGCCAAGTACTCATTTTTCAGTTTCTAA
- a CDS encoding rhodanese-like domain-containing protein: protein MTLIYILLGLEGIWGLTQLWPLRSLTYINIEDLDLTQERWGKVKILDVRDASEYWTGHIPGTINISVGRLPVLWSKHIEPHDEVFIFSRSWIQRKKAARILARRGFRQLYAVRGGFLSTNKGNVASPCPCMQ from the coding sequence ATGACATTGATTTATATCTTATTGGGGCTGGAGGGTATATGGGGACTGACTCAACTATGGCCTCTGCGTTCCCTTACTTATATTAATATCGAGGACTTGGACCTCACTCAAGAACGTTGGGGAAAGGTGAAAATCCTGGATGTCAGAGACGCGAGCGAGTATTGGACTGGTCATATTCCGGGCACAATAAATATCTCGGTTGGCAGACTGCCTGTATTGTGGAGCAAACATATTGAGCCGCATGATGAAGTATTCATCTTTTCCCGCAGTTGGATTCAGCGAAAAAAAGCTGCCAGAATTCTGGCACGTCGGGGCTTTCGGCAGTTGTATGCTGTTAGAGGTGGTTTTCTTTCAACTAATAAGGGAAACGTGGCATCTCCGTGTCCATGTATGCAATGA
- a CDS encoding 6-phospho-beta-glucosidase yields the protein MGFKDGFLWGGATSANQSEGAYNADGRGLANVDLSPTGDVRESVLMGKTKMFDFDENYYYPAKEAIDMYHHFKEDIALFAEMGFKVYRLSIAWSRIFPKGDETEPNEAGLQFYEDLFKECQKYNIEPLVTITHFDVPMHLVKEYGSWRNRKMVHFYERLCTVIFNRYKGLVKYWITFNEINMVLEAPFLAAGLFIEEHEDAEAVKFTASHHELVASALATKIAHEVDPENMVGCMLAANAPYPRTCHPQDIWKAKQVENQSYFFIDVQVRGEYPAYTLKDLERKNIVLPFEKGDQELLKQHTVDFIGFSYYSSSVVSADPTQTDTIGGNLFPSLPNPYLKASDWGWQIDPLGLRITMNNIYDRYQKPLFIVENGLGAADIADESGYVEDDYRIAYLSEHIKAMRDAVEYDGVDLLGYTVWGPIDIVSASTGEMKKRYGFIYVDRDDDGQGTLKRSKKKSFEWYKKVIESNGQNLDA from the coding sequence TTGGGATTTAAAGATGGGTTCTTATGGGGAGGAGCAACCTCGGCTAACCAATCAGAGGGAGCTTATAATGCGGACGGCAGAGGGCTAGCAAACGTTGATTTGAGCCCGACTGGCGACGTGCGAGAAAGTGTTCTTATGGGGAAAACTAAAATGTTTGACTTTGACGAAAATTATTACTATCCTGCCAAAGAAGCAATCGATATGTATCACCATTTTAAAGAAGATATTGCCTTGTTTGCCGAAATGGGTTTCAAGGTATATCGCTTGTCGATTGCGTGGAGTCGTATTTTTCCCAAGGGGGATGAGACAGAGCCTAATGAGGCTGGGCTTCAATTCTACGAAGACTTGTTCAAAGAGTGCCAAAAGTATAATATTGAACCCCTCGTCACCATTACTCACTTTGATGTTCCAATGCATTTGGTCAAGGAGTATGGTTCATGGCGGAACAGAAAAATGGTTCATTTCTATGAAAGACTGTGTACGGTGATATTTAATCGTTACAAAGGCTTGGTTAAATATTGGATTACTTTTAATGAAATTAACATGGTCTTAGAAGCGCCATTTTTAGCAGCTGGGCTGTTCATTGAAGAACACGAAGACGCGGAAGCTGTAAAGTTCACAGCCAGTCACCATGAACTGGTAGCCAGTGCGTTGGCCACCAAAATTGCCCATGAAGTTGATCCGGAAAATATGGTAGGTTGTATGCTTGCTGCCAATGCTCCGTATCCTAGAACATGCCACCCACAGGATATATGGAAAGCGAAGCAGGTTGAGAACCAAAGCTACTTCTTCATTGACGTTCAGGTGAGAGGTGAGTATCCTGCGTATACCCTCAAAGATCTTGAGCGCAAAAATATAGTTCTCCCATTCGAAAAAGGGGATCAGGAGTTACTAAAACAGCACACCGTTGATTTTATCGGATTCTCGTACTATTCTTCCAGTGTGGTTAGCGCAGATCCTACACAAACGGATACGATTGGAGGCAATTTGTTCCCCAGCTTGCCTAACCCCTACTTGAAAGCTAGTGACTGGGGCTGGCAAATTGATCCACTCGGTTTGCGGATTACGATGAACAACATTTATGATCGATATCAAAAACCTTTATTCATTGTAGAAAATGGTCTCGGTGCTGCCGATATAGCGGATGAGAGCGGATATGTTGAAGATGACTATCGAATTGCTTATCTAAGCGAGCACATAAAAGCGATGAGAGATGCTGTAGAGTATGATGGCGTCGATTTGCTTGGGTATACTGTATGGGGACCGATTGACATTGTAAGTGCAAGTACGGGAGAAATGAAAAAAAGATATGGTTTCATATATGTTGACCGGGACGATGATGGTCAAGGAACATTAAAACGCTCCAAGAAAAAATCATTCGAATGGTACAAGAAGGTTATTGAGTCAAATGGTCAGAATCTGGATGCCTAA
- a CDS encoding 6-phospho-beta-glucosidase: MKKGLKIVTIGGGSSYTPELMEGFIKRHHELPVKELWLVDIEAGKEKLEVVGAMAKRMVKAAGIDCEVHLSLDRREALTDADFVTTQLRVGLMDARIKDETIPNKYGMIGQETNGAGGMLKAFRTIPVILDIVNDMKELCPDAWLINFTNPAGMVTEAVLRYGKWDKVIGLCNVPIMSTKIESAVLEKQEEELFFKFAGINHLHWHKIYDKSGQDLTLEAIDKMYGPEAKADKMVENIKNMRFLHEQVLQLEMLPCPYHRYYYMTDAMIREELEEVNTVGSRGQVVKQLEESLFELYRNPELDYKPKELEKRGGAHYSDAACEIINSIYNDKGTRMVVSTRNNGAISDLPSESAIEITSMITSHGAEPVHFGSFPPAQRGLLQVMKAMEELTIEAAVTGDYATALQAFIINPLVQSGDTAKALLDELLEAHRAYLPQFHQ, from the coding sequence ATGAAAAAAGGATTAAAAATTGTAACAATCGGCGGTGGTTCCAGCTATACACCGGAACTCATGGAAGGATTTATCAAACGTCATCATGAACTTCCTGTCAAAGAATTATGGCTTGTGGACATCGAGGCGGGGAAGGAAAAACTCGAGGTCGTTGGTGCCATGGCTAAACGCATGGTAAAAGCCGCAGGAATCGACTGTGAAGTTCATTTATCGCTAGATCGCCGGGAAGCATTAACGGATGCAGACTTTGTAACTACACAACTTAGAGTTGGGTTGATGGATGCCCGTATCAAGGACGAAACTATTCCCAATAAATATGGAATGATTGGACAAGAGACAAATGGGGCAGGAGGCATGCTTAAAGCGTTTCGAACCATTCCGGTAATTTTAGACATTGTTAATGATATGAAAGAACTCTGTCCGGATGCATGGCTCATTAACTTCACCAATCCTGCAGGCATGGTTACGGAAGCGGTTCTCCGTTACGGAAAGTGGGACAAAGTGATCGGACTATGCAATGTTCCTATTATGTCCACCAAAATTGAATCAGCCGTATTGGAAAAACAGGAGGAAGAATTGTTCTTCAAATTTGCGGGCATTAACCATCTGCACTGGCACAAGATTTACGATAAGTCAGGACAAGATCTTACCCTTGAGGCAATCGATAAAATGTACGGACCGGAAGCCAAAGCGGATAAAATGGTTGAGAATATCAAAAATATGCGATTTTTGCACGAACAGGTTCTCCAACTGGAAATGCTTCCTTGTCCATACCACCGTTACTACTACATGACGGATGCCATGATCCGGGAAGAGCTGGAAGAAGTAAACACAGTAGGTAGTCGCGGTCAAGTCGTTAAACAGTTGGAAGAAAGCCTTTTTGAACTGTACAGAAATCCGGAGCTGGATTACAAACCGAAAGAGTTGGAAAAAAGAGGTGGTGCGCATTATAGTGATGCTGCATGCGAAATCATTAATTCCATTTATAACGATAAAGGAACTCGAATGGTTGTAAGCACTCGGAACAACGGGGCAATCAGTGATCTGCCAAGTGAGAGTGCCATTGAAATTACAAGCATGATTACTTCTCACGGTGCAGAACCAGTCCATTTCGGCTCATTCCCACCCGCACAACGAGGATTGTTGCAAGTTATGAAAGCTATGGAAGAACTCACTATAGAAGCCGCTGTGACAGGCGATTATGCTACGGCATTACAAGCATTTATCATAAATCCGCTTGTTCAAAGTGGCGACACAGCAAAGGCCTTGCTGGATGAGTTGCTTGAAGCTCACCGAGCTTATTTACCACAGTTTCATCAATAA
- the ytxJ gene encoding bacillithiol system redox-active protein YtxJ — translation MNWKEISTLDQWKEILEQSDQRGKIILKHSTTCPVSANALAEYEQYIKESHTEDIDFYLVKVFESRHVSNQITQDLDVKHESPQIIYVNNKEKFWTASHWSITKEHIAAVLN, via the coding sequence TTGAACTGGAAAGAGATATCGACACTGGACCAATGGAAAGAAATATTGGAACAGTCGGATCAACGCGGAAAGATAATACTTAAGCATAGCACTACATGCCCAGTGAGTGCGAATGCACTAGCGGAATACGAACAGTACATCAAAGAGAGCCACACTGAAGACATTGATTTTTATCTTGTTAAGGTCTTTGAATCGCGACATGTGTCTAATCAAATTACTCAGGATCTTGATGTTAAACATGAATCTCCTCAAATTATCTATGTTAATAATAAAGAGAAATTCTGGACTGCCTCTCATTGGTCGATTACAAAAGAACACATAGCCGCTGTTTTGAACTAA
- the licT gene encoding BglG family transcription antiterminator LicT, protein MIILKILNNNVAVTQDKLGQEVIVMGKGIAYQKRIGDALDEQSIDKIYSLSTKEAFIKFQELLTEIPLDYFDVADRIINFAKMTLGKKLNDSVYISLSDHIFSTVSRFKDGISLKNALLWDIKRFYADEYKVGLKALQFIKESFDIQFPEDEAGFLALHIVNAEDRQESQDIYRVTKIIQEISDIVRYYFQIEFDEQSVAFYRFITHLKFFAQRLISGNLHENESDQDLLDVIKEKHQNAFRCVGKIETYIKNNYNYSLTGEEKLYLTVHIQRVVYKTRS, encoded by the coding sequence ATGATTATTCTTAAGATCCTTAACAATAATGTGGCGGTTACACAAGATAAATTGGGCCAGGAAGTCATTGTGATGGGCAAAGGAATTGCTTACCAAAAGAGAATAGGCGATGCTCTTGACGAGCAAAGCATTGATAAAATTTACTCCCTTTCTACCAAGGAGGCATTTATCAAATTCCAGGAACTTCTGACGGAAATCCCTTTAGATTACTTCGATGTTGCGGATAGAATCATAAATTTCGCAAAAATGACGCTAGGCAAAAAACTGAATGATAGTGTATATATATCGCTCAGCGACCATATTTTCTCAACCGTAAGCCGTTTCAAAGACGGGATCTCCCTCAAAAATGCTTTACTTTGGGATATTAAACGGTTTTACGCGGATGAGTATAAAGTTGGTTTGAAGGCGCTTCAATTCATCAAGGAGTCTTTTGATATTCAGTTTCCGGAAGATGAGGCTGGTTTCCTTGCTTTGCACATCGTCAATGCGGAGGATCGCCAAGAAAGTCAGGATATCTACAGAGTGACTAAAATCATTCAGGAAATTAGCGACATTGTCAGGTATTATTTTCAAATTGAATTCGATGAGCAATCCGTAGCATTCTATCGATTTATTACGCATCTGAAATTTTTTGCTCAACGATTAATCAGTGGAAATTTGCATGAGAATGAAAGCGATCAGGATCTTCTGGATGTGATAAAAGAGAAACATCAGAATGCGTTTCGTTGTGTCGGGAAAATCGAGACCTACATCAAAAACAACTACAATTACAGCCTTACGGGTGAAGAAAAGCTGTATTTGACGGTCCACATTCAACGTGTGGTGTATAAGACAAGATCATAA
- a CDS encoding thioredoxin family protein codes for MKEMMELASLDMVERFVSEHELSFLYVSQTNCSVCHALLPKIRMLLEEYPKIQLGHIDIHNVESIAEKYMIFTAPIMLLIIEQKEYVRADRFVRFNELKHKLDQIYELYTQSM; via the coding sequence ATGAAAGAAATGATGGAATTAGCTTCGCTAGATATGGTGGAACGGTTTGTTAGTGAACATGAATTAAGTTTTTTATATGTATCTCAAACAAATTGCAGTGTTTGTCATGCATTGCTCCCTAAGATCAGAATGCTATTAGAAGAATATCCTAAGATTCAATTGGGGCATATCGACATTCACAATGTAGAGAGCATAGCAGAGAAATATATGATTTTCACAGCTCCAATCATGTTGCTGATCATAGAACAGAAGGAATATGTCAGAGCAGATCGATTTGTTCGCTTTAACGAGCTTAAGCATAAACTGGATCAGATATATGAACTGTACACCCAGTCCATGTAA
- a CDS encoding OsmC family protein, translated as MADMKSNLNTAWYKDTKGSGRLKADYLKTNIAIPESSGGSGEGANPKELLVSSATTCYIMTLVYMLEQKQLSVTGIVMNTEAVNSKEEGFRIVHLPQVILSANSTEEQIQSVRKIMISAEQVCEVGNLLKKAGVQIEVEGKVEIESGTDVVSQYIEENQLNWD; from the coding sequence ATGGCCGATATGAAATCTAATTTGAACACTGCATGGTATAAAGACACTAAAGGTAGCGGTAGACTGAAGGCAGATTATCTTAAAACGAATATCGCGATTCCCGAGTCTTCGGGAGGGAGTGGGGAAGGAGCCAATCCTAAAGAATTGTTGGTTTCCTCTGCCACTACTTGTTACATCATGACACTCGTGTATATGTTGGAACAGAAGCAACTGTCAGTTACTGGAATAGTGATGAACACAGAGGCTGTAAATTCCAAAGAAGAAGGATTTCGAATTGTCCATCTTCCTCAAGTTATTTTGTCCGCGAATTCCACTGAAGAGCAGATTCAGTCTGTGCGCAAAATCATGATTAGCGCAGAGCAAGTGTGTGAAGTAGGAAATCTGCTCAAAAAAGCAGGTGTTCAGATTGAAGTAGAAGGCAAAGTAGAGATTGAATCTGGTACAGATGTAGTAAGTCAATACATTGAGGAAAATCAACTAAACTGGGATTGA